One window of the Chryseobacterium camelliae genome contains the following:
- a CDS encoding alkaline phosphatase has translation MDRRKFLKGSALFSGVFALSPLELAALPGQQTSFGGSKKAKNIIFMISDGMSLGTLTMADLYSRNILGKSSHWISLYEAGKVSRALMSTASASSIVTDSAAASSAFGGGVRVKNGVLNTGPNGEKYLPVWQQFKQSGKKAGCVTTVTITHATPAGFCVNSEKRNAEPMIAEMYAELGMDVLMGGGDEFFNSEKREDRKDLYSVYRQKGYQVIQDSSGLNNLNRSQKTLGVFSTGALPYSVDRDHLNELKNTPTLAEMTQAAISQMRDHPQGFVLQVEGGKVDWSAHANDVAALIHDQLAFDEAVKTAMDFAERDGNTLVIITTDHGNANPGTIYGPDATQNFNSIADYRYTNEYILNKIHADFNIQQVKDWIYEGNKISLTDDEARLLLGFYNGLEKEDGLYNYKKLPFKLYSEIQKKHNSVGWISMDHSGDYAEVAMYGPGSELLKPFVKNTDLHDLMLRAAQVPQKQEKVY, from the coding sequence ATGGATCGAAGAAAGTTCTTAAAAGGTTCGGCACTGTTTTCAGGAGTCTTTGCTTTAAGCCCGCTTGAACTTGCGGCCCTTCCCGGGCAGCAAACCTCTTTTGGCGGCTCAAAAAAGGCAAAGAATATCATCTTTATGATCAGTGACGGAATGAGCCTGGGTACCCTGACCATGGCAGACCTGTATTCCAGAAATATTTTAGGTAAAAGCAGCCACTGGATCAGTCTCTATGAAGCAGGAAAAGTATCCAGGGCACTGATGAGTACAGCCTCGGCAAGTTCTATTGTTACCGACTCGGCAGCTGCCAGTTCGGCTTTCGGCGGAGGCGTCAGGGTAAAAAACGGCGTCCTGAATACCGGGCCCAACGGCGAAAAGTACCTGCCGGTATGGCAGCAATTCAAACAGAGCGGCAAAAAAGCAGGCTGTGTTACAACCGTTACCATTACCCATGCCACCCCCGCAGGATTTTGCGTTAATTCGGAAAAAAGGAATGCAGAACCGATGATCGCAGAAATGTATGCCGAGTTAGGGATGGACGTACTGATGGGTGGTGGAGATGAATTTTTCAACTCCGAAAAAAGGGAGGATCGAAAGGACCTTTATTCTGTCTACCGACAGAAAGGCTATCAGGTCATACAGGATTCATCAGGCCTGAACAACCTGAACCGGAGCCAAAAAACATTAGGGGTCTTTTCTACAGGCGCTCTTCCGTACAGTGTAGACCGCGACCATCTTAATGAACTTAAAAACACCCCTACCCTGGCAGAGATGACCCAGGCAGCCATCAGCCAGATGAGGGACCATCCTCAGGGATTCGTACTTCAGGTAGAAGGCGGAAAGGTGGACTGGTCTGCCCATGCCAATGATGTTGCGGCACTCATCCATGATCAGCTGGCTTTTGATGAAGCTGTAAAGACGGCCATGGATTTTGCGGAGCGCGATGGAAATACGCTGGTTATCATTACCACAGATCATGGGAATGCGAATCCGGGAACCATCTATGGACCGGATGCCACGCAGAATTTCAACAGCATAGCGGATTACAGGTATACCAATGAGTATATTTTAAATAAAATTCATGCAGATTTCAATATCCAGCAGGTTAAAGACTGGATCTATGAAGGTAACAAGATCAGCCTGACCGATGATGAGGCACGGCTGCTTTTAGGATTTTATAACGGGCTTGAAAAGGAAGACGGCCTGTACAATTACAAGAAACTTCCTTTTAAACTGTATTCCGAAATCCAGAAGAAACATAATTCTGTCGGCTGGATCAGCATGGACCATTCCGGGGATTACGCAGAGGTAGCCATGTATGGTCCGGGAAGTGAGCTGCTGAAACCTTTTGTAAAAAACACAGACCTCCATGATCTGATGCTGCGT
- a CDS encoding MerC domain-containing protein encodes MKNKILDAIGISAAVLCLIHCIIFPLLMVIPLGISHNPYIDLFFLVTGTVVVMRIIRKVHSRKLQALFWFSLLLIAVSVLADLIFEIHIPLIYVGAAGLITAHIINFRSGHHH; translated from the coding sequence ATGAAAAACAAGATCCTGGATGCAATAGGAATCTCCGCTGCGGTCCTGTGCCTTATCCACTGTATTATCTTTCCTCTGCTGATGGTTATTCCTTTAGGAATTTCTCATAATCCTTACATAGACCTGTTCTTTCTGGTCACGGGAACCGTTGTTGTGATGCGGATTATCAGGAAAGTCCACAGCAGAAAGCTACAGGCCTTATTCTGGTTTTCATTGTTGCTGATTGCTGTTTCTGTATTGGCAGATCTCATTTTTGAAATCCATATACCTCTGATCTATGTAGGGGCTGCCGGTTTAATTACTGCACATATTATCAATTTCAGATCCGGTCACCATCATTAA
- a CDS encoding Fur family transcriptional regulator, with translation MKQVRNTQAKTEILNLINRSDVALSHSDIQQKLGDLCNRVTIYRVLDRLENEGQIHKVTNIDGVVNFARCSDVCSEKQHQHNHHHFNCEVCHSVTCIENVIPALSLPENYVAKEYNFVISGICPKCS, from the coding sequence ATGAAACAGGTAAGGAATACTCAGGCAAAGACAGAAATACTTAATCTTATCAACCGTTCCGATGTAGCGCTGTCGCATTCGGACATACAGCAGAAACTCGGCGACCTTTGTAATCGGGTTACTATTTACCGGGTGCTTGACCGGCTTGAGAATGAAGGTCAGATCCATAAGGTGACCAACATTGACGGCGTAGTTAATTTTGCCCGCTGCAGCGATGTATGTTCTGAAAAACAGCATCAGCACAATCATCACCATTTTAACTGTGAAGTATGCCATTCTGTAACCTGTATAGAAAATGTGATCCCTGCCCTCAGTCTTCCTGAAAATTATGTCGCAAAAGAATACAATTTTGTCATAAGCGGGATCTGCCCGAAGTGTTCATAA
- a CDS encoding helix-turn-helix domain-containing protein encodes MYVITDQLRNLGFSVNTLNNLIIRNNNIRKFNTLEYFCIYIIMEDIHIEVENMHYIIKPGHIAFIGPHKQVKFGPALGEEIFIIVFSSSFYERSSKDSLFLNSQLFFNYSTDFFIAPFTNLEEKRAVFMERMESFQLKDESLYISAAHNAIERLILDAFLHIPSDEMKKDVKFDYLYYVNRFKVLLQRDYKKAKKVSYYAAELNISARKLTEMTEYVLGKTAKHIIIEKIISECKKALNFSNNTISEISYDLGFSNEGNFSNFIKKHTGKNPSEMKQ; translated from the coding sequence ATGTATGTCATTACAGATCAGCTGAGGAATTTAGGCTTCAGCGTCAATACCCTCAATAATCTGATAATAAGAAACAATAATATCAGGAAATTCAATACACTGGAGTATTTCTGCATTTATATCATTATGGAAGACATCCACATTGAAGTTGAGAACATGCATTATATCATCAAACCCGGACATATTGCATTTATCGGTCCCCATAAGCAGGTTAAATTCGGTCCCGCTTTAGGAGAGGAAATTTTTATTATTGTTTTTTCATCCAGCTTTTATGAGCGTTCTTCCAAGGACAGCCTGTTTTTGAATTCCCAGCTCTTTTTCAATTATAGTACGGATTTTTTTATTGCTCCATTTACCAACCTGGAAGAGAAAAGAGCTGTCTTTATGGAGCGTATGGAAAGTTTTCAGCTTAAGGATGAGAGCCTTTATATTTCTGCAGCCCATAATGCGATAGAAAGGCTGATTCTTGATGCATTTCTACATATACCCTCAGATGAAATGAAGAAAGATGTGAAGTTTGATTACCTGTATTATGTAAACCGGTTCAAGGTTCTTTTGCAGAGGGATTACAAAAAGGCAAAAAAAGTTTCTTATTATGCCGCTGAACTTAATATTTCAGCAAGGAAACTTACGGAGATGACAGAATATGTTTTAGGTAAGACGGCTAAACATATCATCATTGAAAAAATTATAAGCGAATGCAAAAAAGCTTTAAATTTTTCAAATAATACCATTTCTGAAATTTCTTATGATCTGGGTTTCAGCAATGAAGGAAATTTTAGCAATTTTATTAAAAAACATACAGGAAAAAATCCTTCAGAAATGAAGCAATAA
- a CDS encoding molecular chaperone, giving the protein MKKLHFIFLCLICSMYSLVYAQTGVSVSPPRLYFESGLGNSGTQMITVTNVSAKNSLDLAVSLGDWEYNDKGENLMSAAGTLPVSCAGWISVKKEDNYFTLAPGQRKDIDVTVTVPNILSDQLSAHTAVLYVSQMNPVDDVDNKGANIKVSIRSGIKIFHKLPSANTKKIEIKNLIFEKSAKTLNLFFENQGNVWIDGKVSGDLVNTQTGKKISIDQIIFYTMPGNKREIDIPLPASLEKGKYTASVLIDYGDSNNLEVGELKFTYE; this is encoded by the coding sequence ATGAAGAAGCTGCATTTTATTTTTCTCTGCCTTATCTGTTCTATGTATTCCTTAGTATATGCACAAACAGGAGTTTCCGTATCTCCTCCCAGGCTATACTTTGAATCAGGACTCGGAAACAGCGGTACACAAATGATAACGGTCACCAATGTGAGTGCAAAAAATTCGCTGGATCTGGCGGTCAGCCTCGGTGATTGGGAATACAATGACAAAGGAGAAAATTTAATGTCTGCTGCAGGGACCCTGCCGGTATCATGTGCCGGTTGGATTTCGGTGAAAAAAGAGGATAATTATTTTACACTGGCTCCCGGACAGAGAAAAGATATTGATGTCACCGTAACCGTTCCCAACATTTTATCCGATCAGCTGAGCGCTCATACGGCAGTGCTGTATGTAAGCCAGATGAACCCGGTGGATGATGTGGACAATAAAGGTGCTAATATCAAAGTGAGCATCCGTTCGGGCATTAAGATATTCCATAAACTGCCGTCTGCCAATACGAAGAAAATAGAGATCAAAAACCTTATTTTTGAAAAATCGGCAAAAACCCTGAACCTCTTTTTTGAAAACCAGGGCAACGTATGGATTGACGGGAAAGTTTCCGGAGACCTTGTGAATACACAGACCGGTAAAAAGATATCTATTGATCAGATTATTTTTTATACCATGCCCGGAAATAAAAGAGAAATAGATATCCCTCTTCCGGCATCCCTGGAGAAAGGAAAATATACGGCATCTGTACTGATTGATTATGGTGACAGCAATAACCTCGAAGTAGGAGAGCTAAAATTCACATATGAATAA
- a CDS encoding CinA family protein yields MELNHRLLNFINDTLTTEHETVSVAENITSGLLQFSFAQMQNAKDIFKGGFTYTQNSDHVPELFNPEPEQHDGPSSHSIAERMALSISKIFRSDWGIGVHGNLISDGLKTIHANYCLAYRNEIVLSKTLELHPKTSSMSAQMYFTEFILGCLNCELKKLLILK; encoded by the coding sequence ATGGAACTGAACCACCGACTGCTGAATTTCATTAATGATACCTTAACGACAGAACATGAAACAGTCTCTGTTGCTGAAAATATTACTTCAGGACTGCTTCAATTTTCTTTCGCTCAGATGCAGAATGCAAAGGATATTTTTAAAGGTGGTTTTACCTATACACAGAATAGCGACCATGTCCCGGAACTATTTAATCCGGAACCTGAACAGCATGACGGTCCTTCCTCCCATAGCATCGCAGAACGCATGGCCTTAAGTATTTCTAAGATTTTCAGGTCAGACTGGGGAATAGGAGTGCATGGAAACCTTATTTCTGATGGACTGAAGACGATACACGCCAACTATTGTCTTGCATACCGGAATGAGATTGTTCTTTCAAAAACCCTTGAACTGCACCCTAAAACCTCTTCGATGAGTGCCCAGATGTATTTTACTGAATTCATCCTGGGATGCCTGAATTGTGAGCTTAAGAAGCTGCTGATCCTGAAATAA
- a CDS encoding FAD/NAD(P)-binding protein: MKNKYFGKIALIGGGPASLFIMKHIVEEKLQPESIYIFEKNERLGAGMPYGKYGAGIEHVANVSANELPELAEDFVIYINRHPAIEFKGFYDGHGINEYQVIPRLLLGNYLEEQFSQYISRAKKMGIDVRVFTNSPVVDIIRKEKEESFEVVTENEDRHHVGNVIICTGHSWPKRNEQKVKGWYDSPYPPSKFSEVTNHPVAIRGTSLTAVDAVKTLARHNGYFESKGDEVQYFTNKGSEDFSISLFSLGGYLPALRFHSEESAYSEGWIMSLEDIYEYKKSHNGFVDLDYVFEINFKKPLQKRDPDFYETIRALSIEEFVEKMMEIRDRLDGFELFKAEYAEAEKSIRRHQSVTWKEALSAFSYAVNYPAKHFSAEDMLRLRKTLMPLISIIIASLPQSSYRELIALYNAGKISLIDVDEKSHVEPHNEEGGIYHYTDDEGKEKQEHFRMYIDAIGQQPIEFNQVPFEGLKDSGMISSGYLRFRSPEHGEESYEKDHTNIIKADQENYYLRVKGLNINDYFQALDYYGYPAKGLFIMAVPYIGGLNPDYSGLDFCDTAGRVVVKALKKSFNEVLL, encoded by the coding sequence ATGAAAAACAAATATTTTGGAAAGATAGCATTGATCGGAGGGGGACCCGCATCTTTGTTTATCATGAAACACATTGTTGAAGAAAAATTACAACCGGAATCCATTTACATTTTTGAAAAGAACGAACGCTTAGGTGCCGGGATGCCATATGGTAAATATGGTGCCGGTATAGAACATGTGGCAAATGTATCGGCCAATGAACTTCCTGAGCTCGCAGAGGATTTCGTAATCTATATCAACAGGCATCCGGCGATAGAATTCAAAGGCTTTTATGATGGTCACGGTATTAATGAATACCAGGTAATCCCAAGGCTTTTATTGGGTAACTACCTGGAAGAACAGTTTAGTCAGTATATTTCCAGAGCTAAAAAGATGGGGATTGATGTCCGCGTTTTTACCAATTCGCCTGTAGTGGATATCATTAGAAAAGAAAAGGAAGAATCCTTTGAAGTGGTCACAGAAAATGAGGATCGTCACCATGTAGGAAATGTGATCATCTGTACCGGTCATTCCTGGCCCAAACGCAACGAGCAGAAAGTCAAAGGCTGGTATGATTCACCGTATCCTCCATCCAAATTTTCAGAAGTTACCAATCATCCGGTTGCCATCAGGGGAACATCATTAACTGCGGTAGATGCAGTAAAAACCCTTGCCAGACATAACGGTTATTTTGAATCTAAAGGTGATGAAGTTCAGTATTTCACCAATAAAGGGAGTGAGGATTTTTCCATCAGCCTGTTTTCGTTAGGAGGATATCTTCCGGCACTGAGATTCCATTCGGAAGAAAGCGCTTATTCGGAGGGGTGGATCATGTCTCTGGAAGACATTTATGAATATAAGAAATCCCATAACGGGTTTGTGGATCTTGATTATGTATTTGAAATTAATTTCAAGAAGCCGCTTCAGAAACGGGATCCTGATTTTTATGAAACCATCAGAGCATTGAGCATTGAAGAATTTGTTGAAAAAATGATGGAAATCCGTGACAGGCTGGATGGTTTTGAACTCTTCAAGGCAGAATATGCAGAAGCGGAAAAATCCATCAGAAGGCATCAGTCCGTCACCTGGAAAGAAGCACTTTCAGCATTCAGCTACGCCGTTAATTATCCTGCAAAACATTTCTCTGCTGAAGATATGCTCAGGTTACGCAAAACCCTGATGCCACTGATCTCAATTATTATTGCGTCCCTTCCACAGTCATCCTACCGTGAGCTGATTGCGTTGTATAATGCCGGAAAGATCAGCCTTATTGATGTAGATGAGAAGAGCCATGTTGAACCTCATAACGAAGAGGGAGGGATTTATCATTATACAGATGATGAAGGAAAAGAAAAACAGGAGCATTTCAGAATGTACATTGATGCTATTGGTCAGCAGCCAATAGAATTCAATCAGGTGCCTTTTGAAGGGTTAAAAGACAGTGGGATGATCAGTTCCGGGTATCTGCGCTTCAGAAGTCCTGAACATGGTGAGGAAAGCTATGAAAAGGATCATACGAATATTATCAAAGCCGATCAGGAAAATTACTACCTGAGGGTAAAAGGGTTGAATATCAATGATTATTTTCAGGCTCTTGATTATTATGGCTACCCTGCAAAAGGCCTATTTATTATGGCTGTACCATACATTGGGGGATTGAATCCTGATTATTCCGGACTTGATTTCTGTGATACTGCAGGAAGAGTGGTGGTAAAAGCATTGAAAAAAAGCTTTAATGAAGTGCTGCTTTAA